The Thermoplasmatales archaeon genome contains the following window.
TTGCGGAGATAATTGTATAAGCGTAATAGTTTTGAGGAGCATCAACATATTCTATCTCTTCTGGAGGAATTTCATTCACTCTTTCATTTTTTTCTATTCTTGGGAGAGGAATTTCTTCATAATAGTAATATATTGGCTGATTTGAGATAATATAAATTGTTTCATTAATCATCCTTGAGTTGGAATAAAAACCGCTGACACTGTAATTAAAATATAATGATGGGCTTTCTTTATCTGATATATTATATACTTGCAAAACTGTTTTTGGAGAGTAATATCCTTTATCTTCCTCCGCCCTGAGTATAGGGTACCATCTATAAGAGCCAATTATTCCTAGTTTATCCCAGTTGATAAAAATTCCCTGTATGCTATAATCAACCTTGATGGAAGATAAAATTTTTAACTCGTCCGCTTTTATAATGAAAACCTCCTCACCTTCATTTTTTGTAGTAACTTTATATATAAATTCTCCATCTGTTTTAACAATATCCGCCTCATCTACTCCTTCTACTTGAACATTTGTAGTTGAAAAATCTTTTTCCGCTTTCAACTGAGCATCAAGAGTAATCCCCTCAGCATCAAAAGTAATCAACTGAGTCTCTCCTCCCTTAGCATTATTTTTTATAAAGGAAACCATCTCTTCATATGAATTAAATCTCTTTATTTTTCCTGAAAATGCCTCAATTTTTGAAGGCACAAATAGAATTGCAAATGTTGCTATCGCTACCACCGCAATTATTGCTATTGCAACAATTTTCTCTTTCATGTGCCTATATACAAGTTTTATATTTAATTGTTTATAGATTGTTATCCAACTTGTTAATCTTCCCAGATAGCATCTAAAACTTCAACAATTTTTTTTGCCTTCTTTTCTCCTATCCCTTCAACTTCTTTCAGCTCCTCAAAATTTGCATTCATTACATTTCTTACACTTTTAAATTTGCTTAAAAGTCTTTTTGCTAAAATAGCAGAAACATTTGGCAAACCCTCAACAACAAATCTCTGCCATTCTTTTAATTCCATTTTTGGCTTTTTCCCTCTTAAAGCAATTTCTCTTTTATTTTTTAATTGCTCCCTGCATGCAATTGAATAAATTATAAAAGAAGTCTCCTCTTTATTATCTGTTTTTATCACTGGAATGTTATAATCAACTAAAATGCACGCTATTGCTCCATAAAGTGCTTTGAAATTAAAATCTCTACAGGTTTCTTCATTTTCTATAATAAGCAAGGGCTTTTCATATCCTTCCTTTAATCTTATTATTTGATCAAATATTCTCTTCTTTATTATTGAATCAATGAAATCGTCCATTGTTTTTCTTTCGATACATATTCTCTCGCTTACAACATAATCCCCAACCACAAGCTGTTTTATTTCAACATCCGCAATTGAGGAGAGAAGAGAGGGTATCCCAGAAAAATATTCCCTTGAATCCGCTATAATTTTTATTTTTTGCATAAAGTAAAAAATTAAATTTTTATATTTATTTTGCTTAAGATATTATGATAATTGCTCCATCTCTCCTTTCTGCGGACTTTTCTCGCCTGGCGGAGGAAATAAAAAAATTGGAAGATGCAGAAGCGGACTGGCTTCACCTAGATGTAATGGATGGAAATTTTGTCCCAAATATAACATTTGGCCCTTGCGTTATAAAAAGCATCAGGAAAATCACAGATATGCCCTTCGATGCACACCTGATGATTGAAAAGCCCGAGCAACATTACTTAAATTTTTTATCTGCTGGAGTAGATATAATAACTGTTCATGTCGAAGCTACAAAATCTCTTTACAGGCTCTTGGAAGAGATAAAAAAGAATTGCAAGGCAGGAATTGCATTGAATCCCGCAACACCTCTCTCTTCAGCAGAAAATGTTCTAGATACCATAGATTTGCTTCTTATAATGACAGTTGAGCCAGGTTTCAGCGGACAGAATTTCATAGATAAAATGGTTAAAAAAGTAAGAATGGCTAAAAAGATGATAGGTAAAAGGGAAATTTATCTCGCAGTGGATGGAGGGGTGAATGATAAAAACGCAAAAATTTTGAGGGAGGCGGGCGCAGATGTGCTTGTGTCTGGCTCCTATATATTTAGCAGTAAAAACTATAAGGAGGTAATAAAAAAATTAAGACTTTAACTTTTCTTCAAGTTTTTTAATCTTTAATCTTATCTTTTCCAGTTTTTTTTCATATTTCTCCTTTAATTTTTTATATTTTTTCTCTGACAGCTCTCCTTTCCTTTTCTCCAATTCTTCTATATCTTTCCTTATCATCCCTCTTATTTCATTCAGCTCTTCAATTTTGTCTTTTATTTTCTGATTCATGCACAGTAATTTAAATAAAAAGAAAAACTTTACTATTATGGAAGTTAAAAGATACCTTGGCTTCGGCTTTGAATCAAATGTCTATCTTATAAAAACCGAGAAAATTGCTATTATCGATACTGGAACAGGTTTTTATTCAAAAAATTTAATAAACCAGCTGGAGAAGGAGATAAATATGGAGGAAATAGATTACATAATCCTAACTCATGAGCATTTTGATCATTGTGGAGGAGCTAAAGAGCTAAAGGAATTAAGCAACTCAAAGATAGTTGCACACAAAAATTCTTCCTATATAATTGAAGAAGGGCTTGATATAAGTGCCTCCTTTTTCAATGCCATTCAGCCAAAAGTTGAAATTGATTTGAAAGTCAGAGGAGGAGAGGAAATAGATTTAGGAGATATTAAATTAAAAATTTTACATACACCAGGTCACTCAAAAGGAAGCATAAGTATTTATGAGGAGGATAGCAAATCCCTCTTTTCTGGAGATACAGTATTTGCCTATGGAAATGTTGGAAGAACAGATTTTTTTGGCGGGGATTTTGAAGAGTTGAGAAGTTCAATAAAAATTCTTAGCTCGCTAGAAGTTAAAAATTTATATCCAGGGCATGGAGAATATATCCTGAATAGCGGTGGAAAGCACGTTGCAATGGCAGAAAAAATGTTAGATAAATTTTAATATATTTTATATTTTCAAAATAGTCAAGATAGCAGGGGTTGCCGAGCTTGGACAAAGGCGCAGGCTTGAGGGGTCTGTCTCGTAGGAGTTCGAGGGTTCAAATCCCTCCCCCTGCACTAATTTTAACCATTAAAAATATGCGGGCGCCGGGATTCGAACCCGGGCATTGAGCTTGGAAGGCTCATATCCTAACCAGCTAGATCACGCCCGCTGTATGTAAAAACAAAAGGATATTTTAAAATTTTTGCGATGGTTTTATTTATTTGTAATGCTTTGTTTTTATGAAAAAGAGCTTAATTTTTGTTATATTTCTTCTTATTCTTTTGCCATCTGAGGATTTCAATGGTAATAAAAATTGGGAGATAGAAACAATTGATATGCAGGAGAATATAGGAATGGATACAAGTATATGCATATTCAATGAAGATATTTTTATTTCGTATTATGATGTTGAGAGAAAGATTTTAAAGCTCGCATCTTTTGTAAATGGGAAATGGGGCATAGAAATAGTTGATTCAGGAAATGTAGGAATTTATTCTTCAATTGCTGTTGATTCCTATGGACTCTTGCACATAGTTTATTATGATGCGAATAATGATAGCCTTAAATATGCAAAAAAGAACAATTTCTGGAAAATTGATACACTGGATTATGGAGGTGTTGGAAAACATGCATCAATTGCAATTTCAAATGATATTGTTCATGTAAGCTATTATGATGAAAGAAATGGAAATTTGAAATATGCAAGAATTGAAGGAGATGAAAAGAGCATAGAAATAGTTGATTCAGGAAATGCAGGAATTTATTCTTCAATTGCTGTCGATGCGTTTGGGCGTCCGCATATAAGTTATGGTAATGTAAGAGGAAAGCTATTTTATGCATTTTTAAAAGATGGAAAATGGATTATAGAAGAAATTGATAAAAATAGTGTAATATGGGAATCAACTTCAATTGCAATTGATAATCTCTCGCACCCCCACATATGCTATTATGATATTTCAAGAGATGATGTTTGGTTTTTAAAGCACGCGTATTTTGATGGTAAAAAATGGAGGGTGGAGGTTATAGACCCTGATTTGATAGGATTTTATAATTCAAAGGGTGCATCAATTGCAGTCGATTCTTATAAAAGAATTCATGTTGCATATTTTGGATGGAAAGGATGGGATTTGAAATATGCTTATTTTGATGGAGAATGGCATCTGGAGAAAGTAGATGAAGAAGGAGATGTTGGAGCATACCCTTCGATTGCTATTGATTCAAATGGCTATCCCCATATAAGTTATACTGATAGAAGCAATCTTGACTTAAAATATGCAAGGAAGATAAATTATGAGCCTAAAAAGCCGGAAAAATCAAAGGGAAAAATTTTTGCTAAAATTGGAAAAGAATTCTTTTATGAAACAATTTCAAACGATTTTGATGGAGATAAAATAAGATACGGATGGGACTGGAATGGTGATGAAATAGTTGATGAATGGACGGATTTCTATGAGCCAGGAAATAAAATAAAAATATCACATTTATGGAATAAACCTGGAATTTATAAAATAAAGGTTATAGCGGAAGATGAAAAAGGTTTTTTAAGCAAATGGTCGGAGGGAAAGATAATTTTTGTCATAAAATAATGCAAATTTTAAATATTTTTAAGAAATATTCCTCATGAATGAAATAATAAGGAGGCTTTGCAATGCTCATGGCATTTCTGGCTATGAAGATGAAATAAGAGAAATCATAAGAGAAGAGCTTCAGAAATTCGTTGATAAAATAGAAGTAGATAATTTAGGGAATATAATTGCTTTTAAAGATGGAGAAGGGCCAAGTATAATGCTTTGCGCTCACATGGATGAAATTGGTTTAATGGTAAAGAGTATAGGCGAAGATGGTTTTATAAAATTTTTAAAAATTGGAGGATGGTTTGATCAGAGCTTGATAAACAGAAGAGTTATCATACATGGGGAAAAGGGGAAAAGATATGGAGTAATTGGCTTCAAACCACCCCATATTATGAAAGAGGAGGAAAAAAAGAAGGCAATTCTTGCGGAAGAAATGTTCATTGATACGGGAGCAAAAAGCAGGGAAGAAGTGGAAAAAGAGGGAGTAAGAATAGGAAGCCCTATCACGCTGGATGTGGAAATGAAGGAATTAATAAACAACAGAATAACTGGAAAAGCAATTGATGACAGAATAGGCATTGCAATGATGATTGAAGCAATTAAAAGAATAAAGAATAATTCAAAAATATATTTAGTTGGAACAGTGCAGGAAGAAGTGGGGCTTAAAGGAGCAAAAACAAGCGCTTATAAAATTTCTCCAGATGTTGCAATAGTTTGTGAGGTAGCGGTTGCAAAAGATTATCCAGGAGCGGATGAAAAAGAAAAAAGCATAAAAATTGATGGAGGCGCGGTGATAACCGTTGTGGACGCAGGCGGGCGCGGGCTGATAGTGCAGAGGAATGTGCTGAAATGGCTTGAAGAGACTGCAAAGAAGGAGGGGATAAAATATCAGCTTGAGGTAAGTGAAGGAGGGACAACAGATGCAACCGCAATACATCTGACAAAGGAAGGAATTCCTTGTGGGGTAGTGAGTGTGCCAACAAGATATATGCATTCCGGGGTGGAGATGATTAGCTTGAATGATTTTGAGGAATGTGTTAAACTCGTTTCTAAAGCAATTGATAACTTAAAACTTCTTTATGAATAACTCCATCCCAACTTTATATTTCGAAGGAGAATAATTTCCTATAACTCTAATATTTTCTATTTCCGCTTCATAGCCCTCGCTCCTTATTTTTTCCTTTATCTCTTCCACCCTTTTATCAATTTTTTTTCTTTCAATTATTTCATAATAATGAATAATTTTTCCTTTTTCAATCGCAAAGGGAAGAAAATCAAAGCTTTTATGCGGTAAATTCATTATTACATGCTCCGCAGATGGCAAACAGGGCAAAACATCTTTTGCATCTCCTTCAATCACTTCAATATTTTTTATTTTATTCAACAAAATATTTTCCCTTGCATATTTTATTGCATCTACATTTTTATCTATTGCAAAAATCTTTTTTGCTTTTGAAAACTTTGCTATTAAAAGGCTAAAAGGAGCTACGCCCGCGAACATATCAATTACAATTTCATTCTCCCCAACCATTTTTGCAACCCTCATCCTCTCGCCAGCAAGGCGAGGGGAAAAATAAACTCTGGATATATCAAGCTTTATTTTTATTCCATATTCATTATGAATTGTCTCTGTTTTATTCTCCCCTGCAATAAATTCAACATTTCTAACCCTATACTCATCATAAACACCTCTATCATAAAAAACTGATTTTATATGCTTGTTTGATAATAGTATTGCATTCGCAATCTCCTTTAAGTTTTCTTCTCTCCCTCTCAAAATTGCTATCTCACCTATTATATCAATTGAAAGGGTGGATGGCTTTATTCCTTTAGACGCCAGAATCTCTTCATAGCTTTCTATTTTTATATATTCAAAATCTTTTTCGCATATAAAGCAACCTTCAATCTCGATTTCTTTTTCAACTGGAAAATAGACATAATTTTCATCTCTTATAACCTTGAACTCCTTTGAAATCAAATTTTTTTCAATTAATTTTTTTCTTATCTCTTCCGCTTTATTTTTCGGAATTGCAATGCAAATATGCTTCACATATATAAATCCCCAAATATATACATTTATGCTTTCTTTTATAGGCCTAGGACTATGGGATGAGAAAGATATAACATTGAAAGGATTAGAAGAAGCAAAAAAATGCGATAAAATTTTTGCGGAATTCTATACAAGCAAAATCGGCGTTGGTATAGAAAAAATAGAAGAATTAATAGGAAAAAAAATCCATGTTTTGAGTAGAGAAGAGGTAGAGAATGGAAAAATTTTATTGGAAGAGGCAAAAAAGAAAAGAGTTGCTCTACTTGTGCCAGGCGACCCGATGGAAGCCACAACGCATATTGATCTCAGGATAAGGGCGATTGAGGAAGGAATTGAAACAAAAATTTTTCATGGTGTTAGCATTATATCTGCATCCGCAAGTTTTGTTGGATTACAAACTTATAAATTTGGAAGAGTAATAAGCATTGCTAAGCCATCTAAGGGCTATTTCCCTCTCTCACCTTATGAAAATCTTAAAGAAAATTTTAAGGCGGGGCTCCATTCATTATTGCTACTTGACATTGGAATGAGTGCAAATGAGGCAATGGAAATTCTTCTTGAAATGGAGAAAATGAAAAAAGAAAAAGTTGTTGATGAAAACTCATTTATTGTGGTAATTGCAAGAATTTCTTCAGATGACGCAATTGCGAGAGCAAATGAAATAAAATATTTAATAAAGGAAGATTTTGGCGAATTGCCACACTCAATAATTTTCCCTGGAAAACTGCATTTTATGGAGAAAAAAGCACTAATAAAAATAGCAAATGCTCCAGAAAAAATAATAGAAGGGGAAAGAGATTATGGTGCTACTGGTTTTGGCTCAACCCATTCTGGGCTGTAGCATATGAGTGTTGGGTCTCCGAATATCACTTGAACATTTGTAACCTGCATTGATGATGGTCCATACATTGCAAAGTCATCGCCAGTGGTATAGTCTCGCTGATGCAAATATATGTATGTGGATAATGCTTCTCCTATTGGTTTTCCTTCAACCATGAAATCATATATCCACCAGTCATCAAGCAAATCTTCCTGTGGGCATAAACCAGTTCCCGCATTTCCATACCATAACACTGCTCCATGCTCAAGATATATATCTGGGCCGAAATGCTGACCTGTTGTACATGACATCCATAGTTCTATTTCGCTGTGCAAATTCTGGAATAGCTGGTCAACCCATTTGAAATGAATGAAGTCATATAGATTTGGCTCTTTTGCATTATACCATGTGAATCCACCCCATCTCGGGTCTTTTGTTTGAGTATCATCATACATGTATCCACGCCATCCATCCCACCATGTAAAATCGTGCAAATGGTGATATCTTGGCTCCGCTTGTGGGAAATCCTCTGCCCAATTGCGAGGTTGTGCGGAAATTCCGCTTCCTCCTGTTCCATGGCCAGAATAATAACTAACAAGTGCCCCAGTATTATATCTTTCAAGCAGATTTTCCCATATACAATGACCTTCATAGAATCTTCCATGAGAGCTGAATGATTTTTTTAATTCACGAGATGAATATACTGTATATGATTTTCCATCATTTGTGCGCCATGTGTGACCATCTGGGAAGTTCATTAGCTGGGAAGTTGTAACATTTCTCCCTGGATTTGCATAAATTATTGCTGGATATAATATATTTCTGCATATCAATGCGGTTTGCATTGCGGGTGTATCAAATATTATTTGTCCCGCATATGAATTATTTCCTGTCATTGCAAGTATTACAAGGTGGCGAATATCATCTTCTCTGTCCGCAACAAATAAATATGCTTCTTTTCCTGGCAAATCTAAGTTATATTTCACTGTTAGATTGTATATTCCATCATGTATTGCGGTAAACCATCTCTTCTCCAAATCAAAGCCGGGGCTTGGTATATTTCCTCCAAGTAAATCTTTTAGGAAATCTATCCAGTCAAATGGCTCACTCATTGATGGAAGATGGCCTTGAGCTCTGCATCCATGATACCATCCTCCGCCGTATGTGCGCCATGTTGTTGCCTTATCAAGTATATCATATGCTTCTGCTGCTTCTCCAATGCTTAAAACTGGTGAGCCATGGTATGCTGCTATCATTCCCGCTGGTGCAAAATAGCCATTAAGCGTTGCAAGAGAAGTAATTGTTATGAAATTCTCTGATTTTGGATCTTTCTTTATTGCATCAACTACTTCCGCCATTGTCTTGTATTCTGTAACACTTCCAGGCAAGCTTGCGGAGCTTACCTTACCTATATTGACAAATATTATGTTTGATACTCCGAGCTTTGATAATGCGGATGTTGTTTCTGCAGGAACGCTATCTTCCTTCACATAGAGCAATGGAGCATGCTTTAAGGAAGCAATTACCGCAGCATTTGCAGAGGATAAGGCCGCATTAACTCTTTTTGGATTATGCTCCCTAACTTCTATTTTTATATGATATGGTATTGAATCACTCATCTTTTCCTGTCCATATGGATAATGAGGAGCAACAATTGCGGTCCATTTTCCTGTCATTGGATAATGTGCTTCTACAGTGTGCTCTTTGCTATATGTTGGTTCCCATCTGCGCCATTTCTCAAATCCTATACCTTCCCAATGCCCTCCATTCCATACATGTATCGGATTTATTGGACCACCATTCCAATGTGGCACAGACGGATCTCTTATATTTCCATATGGATCAATTAGGAATACTTCTAAATAGCTTGGCTCATCTGTTGTTACAGTAACTTTTATACTGCAATCTGTTGTTGAAATTGGTATTGTATATCTATCCCCACTATAAACGGTTACTTCAAGTGTCCAGTCACCGCTATTTGAACCAACATATGGAATCCATAATCCTGGAGTTGAAACTGGGAAGTATATGTTTGTATTATCTCCTCTTGCATCATATGGGAAAGGCCAGTCTTCTTCAGTGCCAGGCTCATATCTTGGAGTTATTATTCCTACCGCAGGTGAATCTTTCCCGCGAGTATAAACAGTCATTGCTCCCCAGCTCTTATCAAGGAACATTGGCAAAGCTTGCTTTCCTCCAAAATCTTTAAGTTTTGAACTTCCTTTTGGAGCGGTTGTTACTTTTGTTTTAACTACAAGTGTTGCATCCTTATCAACTACTGTATTAATCTCATCTTCAAAATCACTTCCATCAACAGTAACGACCGCAATGCTTGAAGTTGTCCATTTTGTTGTTGCTATTTCAGCTGCTGCTTTAACTGGATCTGCATTCAGCACATATTCTGTTGCGGTCATTCCGTGTCTTGCAAGATATGTATTCCAGTCATCCAGTAGGTATTGAGTTGTGTCATCAACTGTTCCAAACCAGTGAGTTTGCTTATTTACTCCTCTATAAACAATCGGTGAAACATATCTCTTTCCATCCTTGATATAGTTTGCAGCAGGTATCGCAGCTATATATGCATACTCATCTTTATTGCTATTTGGGTCATCATTAACAACAAATGTCTGTGCAACAGGAATTATTTCTGGCTGTGGAATCGGGCCAGGTGGCGGAGGGGCGCTTACTCCAAGAGTTAATGTTAAAGTATATACTCCTGAGCCATATAAGAAGTAATTCTTCGGCCACTTGCTTTTATCCCATCCAGGGAACATATCTATTTTTATCTTCCATGTTCCACTCACATCAGCGGGATAAAGAAGTGTATCATCTCCATAATATTGGGCACTATAAACCCATTTGCCACTTGGATCATAGAGATGTATATCAAAATCTGATTTTTGCATTGGCTTTATTTCTACTTTTATCCCCTGCCCAGCGCTAACATCAAAGCTATACCAGTCTTCCCAGTCATTCATGTCCATGTAACCATAATATGTGCCTGGTGTAATTTTAAGTGCCTGTGATATGTCATTTCCCGCATCTTTTCCGCTACCCGCATCATTTTGTCCCTCTATTTTAACATCAAAAGTATATTCTCCAGCAGTTGCCCCGCTTCCCACATATATGCGAATTGCCCATGATCCTGTTTTGTCTGAAGTAAATTCAACGCTCTCCGCAGCATTTCCCGCATTTGCAGAAGTTGCAGCAACGCTTCCATCAGGTTTTACAAGTTGCAAATCAAAGTTTGATTTTGGGTTAAGTGTAACCTTTATCTTTTGCTTTTCACACACTGAAAATGAGTACCAGTCTTCATTATCTTTACCTGGCTCAAGCTCACCAGTAAATTTTCTTCCGGGTGCTTCATCTCTAACTTCTCCAGGATATATTGGCAATGCTCTCTTCATCTCATTTCCTGTATCAACATTGTAGCCAGCATCATTCCCCTCTCCAAGAATTCCTACTTCTTCACTATCATCTCTTATGTAGCTGTCAAGAAGGTAGCCCTTTACTTCTTCATTTCCTGATATATCTGTTGTTTTTATTTTCTCCTGCAATTTTGTTATAGGCTTGCTCTTCTCAGGTTGCATTGTTATTCCAAAGCCCATCGCAGATATTGCTAATAACACCACAATTCCTACCGCTATTTTCGCTTTTCCTTTCATTTTTCAGCCTCCAATATATAATAAAAAACATATTTATATTTATTTCGTTTCATTTATATTTATTTCGTTTCAGGTGGCAAAATTTTTTTAATTTGTCTGCTCAGCTCAACCAGCTTTTCTATATTGTTATAATTTGATGATGCATTCACTATGCTATCAAGAAGTTTTGGAGGATTTGAGGAGCGAAATACATTTGATGAAATAATTATCCCATCCGCCCCCATCTGAAACAGCAAAGCAATGTCTGCGGGAGAGGCTATCTCAAGAGAGGCAAACAGCAAAGCCTTTAATTTTCTTTCTTTTCCCTCTTTTATCAGCCATAGAACATCTTCAATCTCTCCAAAATCGGTTCTCAATATTTTTGCCCCTTCTTCTATTCTATCATCCGCTTCCTCAATGCTATTAACCTTGCATATGAACGGGGTGGAAAAATCTTTCTTTTTTATATATTCTATATCCCCCGGCTCGCTCTCGTCTATTATATCTACTCCTATTTTTTCAAGAATCATGGCCTCAACAAAATGACCAACTCTACAACTTGCAATCAATGGAAGAGAAACTTCTCCCTTTATTTCCTCTATCATTTCAATGTCAAAATTTCTTACAAAAACTCCATGAGCATGCTTATCTATTTCTATAGCCTGATTTATATCATCTACTTCAACAATAATCCCATGCGTTATTTTTTCAAAAATATTTTCCATTGAATAGAAATTTTTAAAAATATAAAAACTTAGCGAATCTTTTCATTCATTTCATCATAAATTTTTTTGTTTTATGCGGATTTATAGCTGTTGGAGTTGTTGACTCAATAGCAAGCAGTTTATAAGTTTCAAATTCAGTTCCTCTTCTACCTTTAAGAATATATGCGGGGTGAGAAAAAATGTGAGCAACTCGTTGTTATTCTTTCTGAATTTTCTAATCCCATAGAGATGCTTCGCACTCTTGCAAATAAAATTAATGGGGAAAGGAAAATAATTGCGACACTCTGCTTTGCATGGAAGGATTCAATTCTGAAAATGATGGCGCATCTCTTGTTGGATAGGGAGCATAGAAAAAGCAAACAAAATTATGGTGCATTCCTCTTATCCAGATAGCAGGGCTGCTGGGAGAATACTTGAGGTGGCTAATAGAATGCTCCAGAAATTGAAATAGATCCTGAGCACTTTATATGGAAGTGAAAAAGATAGAAAGGCAAATAAAGGAGGAAATGAAAAAAGCGGAGCCAAAAATAAAAGGAGAGCAGATAATGTATAGATGAATGCAGGGGGAGGGATTTGAACCCCCGAAGGACTTCACCACAGGATCTTAAGTCCTGCGCCGTTGGCCTAGCTTGGCTACCCCTGCACAAGAAAAATAAATTTGATATAAATAATTATTTGGTAAAGTGGAATTCGTATCTGTAAGGAATTTCCCCTATCTTTGCTCTATAACCGCAGATTTTGCATCTATAGCCAAT
Protein-coding sequences here:
- the rpe gene encoding ribulose-phosphate 3-epimerase, which gives rise to MIIAPSLLSADFSRLAEEIKKLEDAEADWLHLDVMDGNFVPNITFGPCVIKSIRKITDMPFDAHLMIEKPEQHYLNFLSAGVDIITVHVEATKSLYRLLEEIKKNCKAGIALNPATPLSSAENVLDTIDLLLIMTVEPGFSGQNFIDKMVKKVRMAKKMIGKREIYLAVDGGVNDKNAKILREAGADVLVSGSYIFSSKNYKEVIKKLRL
- a CDS encoding MBL fold metallo-hydrolase, with the protein product MEVKRYLGFGFESNVYLIKTEKIAIIDTGTGFYSKNLINQLEKEINMEEIDYIILTHEHFDHCGGAKELKELSNSKIVAHKNSSYIIEEGLDISASFFNAIQPKVEIDLKVRGGEEIDLGDIKLKILHTPGHSKGSISIYEEDSKSLFSGDTVFAYGNVGRTDFFGGDFEELRSSIKILSSLEVKNLYPGHGEYILNSGGKHVAMAEKMLDKF
- a CDS encoding M42 family metallopeptidase: MNEIIRRLCNAHGISGYEDEIREIIREELQKFVDKIEVDNLGNIIAFKDGEGPSIMLCAHMDEIGLMVKSIGEDGFIKFLKIGGWFDQSLINRRVIIHGEKGKRYGVIGFKPPHIMKEEEKKKAILAEEMFIDTGAKSREEVEKEGVRIGSPITLDVEMKELINNRITGKAIDDRIGIAMMIEAIKRIKNNSKIYLVGTVQEEVGLKGAKTSAYKISPDVAIVCEVAVAKDYPGADEKEKSIKIDGGAVITVVDAGGRGLIVQRNVLKWLEETAKKEGIKYQLEVSEGGTTDATAIHLTKEGIPCGVVSVPTRYMHSGVEMISLNDFEECVKLVSKAIDNLKLLYE
- a CDS encoding class I SAM-dependent methyltransferase family protein, which encodes MKHICIAIPKNKAEEIRKKLIEKNLISKEFKVIRDENYVYFPVEKEIEIEGCFICEKDFEYIKIESYEEILASKGIKPSTLSIDIIGEIAILRGREENLKEIANAILLSNKHIKSVFYDRGVYDEYRVRNVEFIAGENKTETIHNEYGIKIKLDISRVYFSPRLAGERMRVAKMVGENEIVIDMFAGVAPFSLLIAKFSKAKKIFAIDKNVDAIKYARENILLNKIKNIEVIEGDAKDVLPCLPSAEHVIMNLPHKSFDFLPFAIEKGKIIHYYEIIERKKIDKRVEEIKEKIRSEGYEAEIENIRVIGNYSPSKYKVGMELFIKKF
- the dph5 gene encoding diphthine synthase: MLSFIGLGLWDEKDITLKGLEEAKKCDKIFAEFYTSKIGVGIEKIEELIGKKIHVLSREEVENGKILLEEAKKKRVALLVPGDPMEATTHIDLRIRAIEEGIETKIFHGVSIISASASFVGLQTYKFGRVISIAKPSKGYFPLSPYENLKENFKAGLHSLLLLDIGMSANEAMEILLEMEKMKKEKVVDENSFIVVIARISSDDAIARANEIKYLIKEDFGELPHSIIFPGKLHFMEKKALIKIANAPEKIIEGERDYGATGFGSTHSGL
- a CDS encoding PPC domain-containing protein, coding for MKGKAKIAVGIVVLLAISAMGFGITMQPEKSKPITKLQEKIKTTDISGNEEVKGYLLDSYIRDDSEEVGILGEGNDAGYNVDTGNEMKRALPIYPGEVRDEAPGRKFTGELEPGKDNEDWYSFSVCEKQKIKVTLNPKSNFDLQLVKPDGSVAATSANAGNAAESVEFTSDKTGSWAIRIYVGSGATAGEYTFDVKIEGQNDAGSGKDAGNDISQALKITPGTYYGYMDMNDWEDWYSFDVSAGQGIKVEIKPMQKSDFDIHLYDPSGKWVYSAQYYGDDTLLYPADVSGTWKIKIDMFPGWDKSKWPKNYFLYGSGVYTLTLTLGVSAPPPPGPIPQPEIIPVAQTFVVNDDPNSNKDEYAYIAAIPAANYIKDGKRYVSPIVYRGVNKQTHWFGTVDDTTQYLLDDWNTYLARHGMTATEYVLNADPVKAAAEIATTKWTTSSIAVVTVDGSDFEDEINTVVDKDATLVVKTKVTTAPKGSSKLKDFGGKQALPMFLDKSWGAMTVYTRGKDSPAVGIITPRYEPGTEEDWPFPYDARGDNTNIYFPVSTPGLWIPYVGSNSGDWTLEVTVYSGDRYTIPISTTDCSIKVTVTTDEPSYLEVFLIDPYGNIRDPSVPHWNGGPINPIHVWNGGHWEGIGFEKWRRWEPTYSKEHTVEAHYPMTGKWTAIVAPHYPYGQEKMSDSIPYHIKIEVREHNPKRVNAALSSANAAVIASLKHAPLLYVKEDSVPAETTSALSKLGVSNIIFVNIGKVSSASLPGSVTEYKTMAEVVDAIKKDPKSENFITITSLATLNGYFAPAGMIAAYHGSPVLSIGEAAEAYDILDKATTWRTYGGGWYHGCRAQGHLPSMSEPFDWIDFLKDLLGGNIPSPGFDLEKRWFTAIHDGIYNLTVKYNLDLPGKEAYLFVADREDDIRHLVILAMTGNNSYAGQIIFDTPAMQTALICRNILYPAIIYANPGRNVTTSQLMNFPDGHTWRTNDGKSYTVYSSRELKKSFSSHGRFYEGHCIWENLLERYNTGALVSYYSGHGTGGSGISAQPRNWAEDFPQAEPRYHHLHDFTWWDGWRGYMYDDTQTKDPRWGGFTWYNAKEPNLYDFIHFKWVDQLFQNLHSEIELWMSCTTGQHFGPDIYLEHGAVLWYGNAGTGLCPQEDLLDDWWIYDFMVEGKPIGEALSTYIYLHQRDYTTGDDFAMYGPSSMQVTNVQVIFGDPTLICYSPEWVEPKPVAP